A stretch of the Vibrio sp. HB236076 genome encodes the following:
- a CDS encoding metal ABC transporter ATP-binding protein encodes MVSHILGGIAAMIQLDKVVLGYQNTPLTPPISGRFEPGSLTAIVGENGVGKSTLIQALTQGNTQLSGQIHYAKARENLMACLPQHAHLDRSFPIRVFDVVAMGCWPQTGLFRALKGVQSARVHQALVKTGIERLANNTIDTLSGGQFQRMLFARLLVQDAPVMIMDEPFVGIDCQTRQALMTLIEQLNQGGKTLIVVLHDMEMVEAFFPNLLMLKQDLVQWGKTATLLPHYGHTSTMGTPSPLVNPGEQKLELARP; translated from the coding sequence ATGGTTAGCCATATACTGGGCGGTATTGCTGCCATGATACAACTGGACAAGGTGGTACTCGGCTATCAAAACACGCCGTTGACCCCGCCTATTTCAGGGCGCTTTGAACCTGGTAGCCTCACCGCGATTGTCGGGGAAAATGGCGTCGGAAAATCAACGCTTATTCAAGCACTGACACAAGGTAATACGCAACTTTCTGGCCAAATCCACTACGCCAAAGCCAGAGAAAACCTAATGGCTTGCCTACCACAGCACGCGCACCTCGACCGCAGTTTTCCAATCCGTGTCTTTGATGTTGTGGCGATGGGCTGTTGGCCACAAACCGGGTTGTTTCGCGCGTTAAAAGGAGTGCAGTCTGCACGCGTACACCAAGCGCTGGTCAAAACGGGTATCGAGCGCTTAGCCAACAACACCATCGATACTTTGTCGGGCGGGCAATTTCAACGCATGCTGTTTGCTCGCTTACTGGTACAAGATGCCCCAGTGATGATCATGGATGAGCCCTTTGTTGGCATCGACTGCCAAACTCGCCAAGCCTTGATGACGTTAATCGAACAACTGAATCAAGGTGGAAAAACCTTAATCGTCGTATTGCACGATATGGAGATGGTCGAGGCGTTTTTCCCCAACTTACTGATGCTAAAGCAAGACTTGGTGCAATGGGGAAAAACCGCTACCTTGCTGCCGCATTATGGCCACACCAGCACAATGGGTACACCGTCACCATTAGTTAACCCAGGAGAGCAAAAGCTTGAACTTGCACGTCCTTGA
- the manA gene encoding mannose-6-phosphate isomerase, class I → MSDLLFKLDNPIQHYSWGSQTSIEELFGIANPSGEPQAEMWMGAHPNGCSKIAGTDALISEIINQDKAAVLGTYTSSRFGELPFLFKVLAAKTPLSIQVHPNKANAEIGFERENQQGIPLNAAHRNYKDPNHKPELVYALTFYKAMNGFRPIKDIISLFEQAKIDSLQSNIEALKAAPGKQQLQSFFSALMTLEGERKSVALEELNRAIDSKVTSFMAREALQYARSFREHYPGDIGLFAPLFLNTIELAPGEAMFLHAETPHAYVEGTALEIMANSDNVLRAGLTPKYIDVPELIANTKFVSIEPQDLKLAPVNKQGRLSYPIPVDDFAFEIVTVEPMENTLFVRSAEILFCIEGEITVDHPTKTITLKAGESILINHLAEQYQYHGQGRLARAFN, encoded by the coding sequence ATGTCTGATTTATTATTTAAGCTCGATAACCCCATTCAACACTATTCGTGGGGCAGCCAAACGTCGATTGAAGAATTGTTTGGCATTGCCAACCCAAGCGGTGAACCCCAAGCGGAAATGTGGATGGGGGCTCACCCCAATGGCTGCTCAAAAATCGCCGGAACCGATGCGCTGATCTCAGAGATCATCAATCAAGATAAAGCGGCGGTTTTAGGCACTTATACGTCAAGCCGTTTTGGCGAGTTGCCTTTTCTGTTTAAGGTATTGGCCGCTAAAACCCCACTTTCGATTCAGGTACACCCCAACAAAGCCAATGCCGAAATAGGCTTTGAGCGAGAGAACCAACAAGGGATCCCTTTAAACGCTGCCCATCGCAATTACAAGGATCCAAACCACAAGCCTGAACTGGTTTACGCGCTAACCTTTTATAAAGCTATGAATGGCTTTAGACCTATCAAAGATATTATTAGCCTATTCGAACAAGCCAAGATAGACAGCCTGCAAAGCAACATCGAAGCCTTAAAAGCGGCGCCGGGTAAGCAGCAGTTACAGAGTTTCTTTTCGGCGTTAATGACCTTGGAAGGCGAACGTAAAAGCGTGGCGTTAGAAGAATTAAACCGCGCTATCGACAGTAAGGTGACTTCGTTTATGGCGCGAGAAGCCTTGCAATACGCGCGCTCATTTCGCGAGCACTACCCAGGGGATATTGGTTTATTTGCGCCTTTATTTCTCAACACCATTGAACTGGCACCAGGTGAAGCGATGTTTTTACACGCAGAAACCCCACATGCGTATGTCGAAGGGACTGCTTTGGAAATCATGGCCAATTCAGACAATGTGCTTCGAGCTGGTTTAACTCCTAAGTACATTGATGTGCCAGAGCTGATCGCCAATACAAAATTTGTCAGTATTGAACCTCAGGACTTAAAATTAGCTCCTGTAAATAAACAAGGTCGCTTGAGTTACCCGATTCCGGTTGATGATTTTGCCTTTGAAATCGTGACCGTAGAGCCGATGGAAAACACCTTGTTTGTGCGCAGCGCCGAGATTCTCTTTTGTATTGAAGGGGAAATTACCGTCGATCACCCAACCAAAACCATCACCTTAAAAGCGGGTGAATCGATATTGATTAACCACCTTGCAGAGCAGTATCAATACCATGGCCAAGGGCGCTTAGCACGAGCGTTTAATTAG
- a CDS encoding metal ABC transporter permease: protein MRRSLIACLALSVSLTPLGVFLLLRRMSLVGDALSHAVLPGVAIGYLLSGMSLLAMGLGGFIAGLLVALLSSVISRAIKLHEEAAFAGLYLGSLALGVTLVSLRSTGIDLLHLLFGSLLAVSNESLMFIGLISTFTVILLAIFYRSLVFESFDAAFLTLRARRLPTVIQAVFMAVVVMNLVAGFQVLGTLMTVGLMMLPAIAARCWSNHLPVMLIVAMLVGFFSACIGLTWSWYQSIPAGPAIVLVATIAFLISVLFGTHKGVFPLGKSGFLHKMIKE from the coding sequence ATGCGCCGTTCGTTAATTGCTTGCCTGGCACTCTCTGTCAGCCTGACGCCACTGGGGGTCTTTTTATTGCTCAGAAGAATGAGCCTAGTCGGTGATGCGCTTTCTCATGCGGTCTTACCGGGCGTGGCGATCGGCTATTTGCTTTCTGGTATGTCGTTATTGGCCATGGGACTGGGCGGTTTTATCGCGGGGCTTTTGGTGGCATTGCTCTCTAGCGTTATCAGCCGAGCAATAAAATTACACGAAGAAGCCGCGTTTGCCGGATTGTACCTTGGCTCATTGGCCCTTGGGGTAACGTTGGTTTCTCTGCGCAGTACCGGTATCGATTTACTGCATTTACTGTTTGGTTCGCTCCTGGCGGTGAGCAACGAATCCTTGATGTTTATTGGCCTTATCAGCACATTTACGGTGATTTTATTGGCCATTTTTTATCGTTCTCTTGTCTTTGAGTCGTTTGATGCCGCTTTTCTCACCTTGCGGGCACGGCGTTTACCTACCGTGATACAAGCGGTGTTTATGGCGGTGGTGGTGATGAATCTGGTCGCCGGATTTCAGGTTTTGGGTACCTTGATGACCGTCGGACTGATGATGTTACCGGCCATTGCCGCGCGTTGTTGGTCAAATCACTTACCTGTGATGTTGATAGTGGCGATGTTGGTGGGCTTTTTTAGTGCTTGTATTGGTTTGACATGGTCTTGGTATCAATCGATTCCAGCCGGTCCCGCGATTGTATTAGTGGCGACTATCGCCTTTTTAATCTCGGTGCTGTTTGGCACGCACAAAGGTGTTTTTCCCTTAGGAAAAAGCGGTTTTTTACATAAAATGATAAAGGAATAA
- a CDS encoding LysR family transcriptional regulator encodes MDTIDGMRTVVAVIETGSFTAAAERLGMSKSLTSKYVNRVEEQLGVQLFHRTTRKLSVNPSGQAYYHQALQVLSEFDQLYHQLNVDHTKAAGPLRITASQGFAEELLSPMLPEFHARYPDIEIDIIVTNQKLDLVEQGIDIAFRASELADSNFRYRKILSLHSSVYATPQLAQDHRANNAPLPCLIDSNLHPHARWPLTNALSHSSNRIAVRTVLKSNSPRLIRQLTLSGVGASYQPDIVVAPYVKQGVLQKLDIGFKTLDYPLNALYRGGSYQPKRVKVFLDFVTQQLHGTHQDQ; translated from the coding sequence ATGGATACTATTGATGGAATGAGAACAGTGGTGGCCGTGATTGAGACAGGATCATTCACGGCAGCGGCAGAGCGTTTAGGTATGTCTAAATCTTTGACCTCCAAATACGTGAATCGGGTTGAAGAGCAACTGGGCGTGCAATTGTTTCATCGCACCACGCGAAAACTGTCGGTCAACCCATCAGGCCAAGCCTACTATCACCAAGCGCTACAGGTCTTGTCTGAGTTTGATCAGCTCTACCATCAACTCAACGTCGACCATACTAAGGCTGCTGGCCCTTTGCGCATCACTGCCTCCCAAGGGTTTGCTGAAGAACTGCTCAGCCCAATGCTGCCCGAGTTTCACGCTCGCTATCCAGACATTGAGATTGACATTATCGTCACCAACCAAAAACTCGACTTAGTCGAGCAGGGGATCGATATCGCGTTTCGTGCCAGTGAATTGGCCGACTCCAATTTTCGCTATCGAAAGATCCTGTCGCTACACAGCTCAGTGTATGCTACGCCGCAATTAGCCCAAGATCATCGAGCAAATAACGCCCCATTACCCTGTCTTATCGATAGCAACCTACACCCACATGCTCGATGGCCTCTAACCAACGCCTTAAGTCATAGTTCAAACCGCATCGCCGTACGTACAGTGTTAAAAAGCAACAGTCCGAGACTGATTCGGCAGTTGACTCTCTCCGGTGTTGGCGCCAGTTATCAACCCGATATTGTCGTGGCACCCTATGTCAAACAAGGCGTCTTACAAAAACTGGATATCGGCTTTAAAACCCTAGACTATCCGCTCAACGCACTTTACCGAGGCGGCAGTTATCAACCCAAGCGCGTTAAGGTCTTTTTGGATTTTGTCACGCAACAACTGCACGGCACTCATCAAGATCAATAG
- a CDS encoding DMT family transporter: MRFSSTQFDTTTAVIAVVIAMLSITAGASIAKSMFSTLSPENVTVLRLSISAIILFFGLKAWQVRLKRQEILIVFIYGVAIAGMNLFFYLAIKTVPVAIALAVELTGPLCVAVIFSQNRSDYLWVLFAAIGIYLLIPSSSSHSELELTGLFYALVAAFFWGMYILVGKEVGQCYGSKAPALGLIFASLLVIPFGDSLPFALMNTEVALLALVIALLSSAVPLMLEMFALRKLPTNSYGVLTSGEPVVGTIVSFFILGEQLTIMQCFGIGIIVLASMGTLLSPSSSRKTVKARQ; encoded by the coding sequence ATGCGCTTTTCATCAACCCAGTTCGATACCACCACAGCCGTGATCGCGGTGGTTATTGCTATGCTCTCCATTACTGCAGGGGCTTCTATTGCGAAATCCATGTTCTCGACTCTAAGTCCTGAGAATGTAACGGTGCTTCGTCTGAGCATCTCCGCCATCATTTTGTTTTTTGGTCTGAAAGCTTGGCAAGTTCGCTTGAAAAGACAAGAGATACTTATCGTGTTTATTTACGGTGTCGCGATAGCAGGGATGAATCTCTTTTTCTATCTGGCCATTAAAACCGTTCCCGTTGCCATTGCACTTGCCGTTGAGCTAACCGGCCCTTTATGTGTGGCGGTTATCTTCTCTCAGAATCGCTCTGACTACCTGTGGGTACTCTTCGCTGCCATAGGTATTTATCTGCTCATACCATCGTCATCATCGCACAGTGAGTTAGAACTGACAGGGTTATTTTATGCCCTCGTCGCGGCATTTTTCTGGGGAATGTACATTCTGGTGGGTAAAGAAGTGGGCCAATGTTATGGCAGTAAAGCGCCTGCTCTGGGTTTGATCTTTGCTTCTTTATTGGTCATTCCCTTTGGAGATAGCCTGCCGTTTGCTTTGATGAATACAGAGGTCGCCTTGTTAGCCTTGGTTATTGCTCTCCTATCCAGTGCCGTTCCTTTGATGTTGGAGATGTTTGCTCTGCGTAAGTTGCCGACCAATAGCTACGGAGTGTTGACCAGCGGGGAGCCGGTAGTTGGAACCATAGTGAGCTTTTTCATTCTGGGAGAGCAGTTAACGATTATGCAGTGCTTTGGTATCGGAATCATTGTTTTAGCCTCGATGGGGACACTGCTTTCCCCATCTTCGAGTCGTAAAACGGTAAAAGCAAGACAGTAG
- a CDS encoding glycerate kinase — protein sequence MKIVIAPDSFKESLSAKQVCVAVEQGFKAIYPEADYLHLPLADGGEGTVEVLMAQLGGEWQTSCVEGPNGELVSAQWALLDKGKTALIEIAAASGLDLLPISERNPMITSTYGTGQIIRQALSLGVDKIVLGLGGSATNDGGAGIIEALGGRLLDAQGQTLPRGGAALSNLAEIDVTDLDPRCQHVELIVACDVDNPLYGQHGASVVFGPQKGATAEMVDALDIALADFASVAQLHTSFDPHTTKGFGAAGGTPLGLSVAFDLQMVAGIDMVLSMLNAKDVIAGSDLLITGEGQMDHQTVQGKTPWGIASLAAELAIPVIAIAGSNGRDLTPLYSKITAVFDSVRSPQALPQVLAEAEANVIRTSRNIAATLRLGQQLS from the coding sequence ATGAAGATTGTAATCGCACCTGACTCCTTTAAAGAATCGCTCAGTGCCAAGCAGGTTTGTGTCGCAGTGGAGCAAGGCTTCAAAGCCATTTACCCAGAGGCTGACTACCTTCACCTGCCCTTGGCCGATGGCGGTGAAGGGACGGTCGAAGTACTGATGGCACAACTCGGTGGTGAGTGGCAAACCAGTTGCGTTGAAGGCCCGAATGGCGAACTTGTGTCTGCGCAATGGGCATTGCTGGATAAAGGCAAAACCGCTTTGATTGAAATAGCGGCCGCCTCGGGGCTTGATTTACTGCCCATCAGTGAGCGTAACCCTATGATCACCTCGACCTATGGAACCGGCCAAATTATCCGCCAAGCCCTTTCCCTTGGCGTGGATAAAATTGTCCTCGGCTTAGGAGGCAGTGCCACCAATGATGGCGGTGCCGGCATTATCGAAGCACTTGGTGGACGGTTACTCGATGCCCAAGGTCAAACGTTACCCAGAGGCGGTGCAGCCTTGTCGAATCTGGCCGAAATCGATGTCACCGATCTCGATCCTCGCTGCCAACACGTCGAGTTGATTGTGGCGTGTGATGTCGATAACCCGTTGTACGGTCAACATGGCGCCAGTGTGGTGTTTGGCCCACAAAAAGGGGCGACGGCTGAGATGGTCGATGCTCTCGACATCGCCTTAGCCGACTTTGCCAGTGTGGCACAACTGCATACGTCTTTTGACCCCCATACCACTAAAGGGTTTGGCGCTGCAGGCGGCACACCACTGGGGCTTTCTGTCGCGTTTGATTTACAAATGGTGGCCGGTATAGACATGGTGCTTAGCATGCTCAATGCCAAAGACGTCATCGCCGGCAGCGATTTACTCATCACCGGTGAAGGGCAGATGGATCACCAAACCGTACAAGGCAAAACCCCCTGGGGCATCGCCTCACTGGCCGCAGAACTCGCCATCCCCGTGATTGCGATTGCCGGTTCCAATGGACGAGATCTGACGCCTTTGTATTCGAAAATAACCGCTGTCTTTGACAGTGTTCGCTCACCACAAGCATTACCCCAAGTTTTGGCCGAAGCTGAAGCCAATGTTATCCGCACTTCGCGCAACATTGCTGCCACACTTCGCCTTGGCCAGCAGTTGTCGTAG
- a CDS encoding nickel/cobalt transporter: MSSVSHSKSESPHQEADSAAPIAPAQTKRAFKVIWQSVALIALVAAGYGIWWQWPTILLTSLQWQKQLVNQMSELLYLTHQNRESMWQLAQISFLYGMFHSLGPGHGKVVVSTYLATHNTKIKIGLYITIISALVQAVTAIVLVTGVLLVLEASMRHLNGVVNQFFHASYAGVFLLGGYIVWQGIKQWRRGRASDHTHDHHHHHHHHHHGEHSHDEIHHAHNHHHGEHDHHHSADCGCGHKHLASADELNQATTLKEYAAMVISIGLRPCTGAVLVLFFANLADVYWLGVVSSFLMAVGTAITTSSIALMTVSGRKFVRFYLKDSSVTRINIWPWLRMAAGLLLMLVAVILFNQGGFGMSPMFN, encoded by the coding sequence ATGTCGTCCGTTTCTCATTCTAAATCTGAATCTCCCCACCAAGAGGCCGACTCAGCGGCGCCGATAGCCCCTGCTCAAACCAAACGAGCTTTTAAGGTGATATGGCAAAGTGTGGCCTTAATCGCCCTTGTTGCGGCCGGTTATGGCATATGGTGGCAATGGCCAACGATTTTGCTTACCTCGCTCCAATGGCAAAAACAACTGGTCAATCAAATGAGTGAGTTGCTCTATCTCACCCATCAAAACCGCGAATCCATGTGGCAATTGGCGCAAATTAGCTTTTTATATGGCATGTTCCACTCATTGGGGCCTGGTCACGGCAAAGTGGTGGTGAGTACCTATTTGGCCACCCACAATACCAAAATCAAAATCGGACTTTATATCACCATCATCTCGGCGTTGGTGCAAGCGGTGACGGCGATTGTGTTAGTGACAGGCGTCTTATTGGTGCTTGAAGCGTCGATGCGCCACTTAAATGGCGTGGTTAATCAGTTCTTCCACGCCAGTTATGCCGGGGTGTTTTTGCTCGGTGGTTACATTGTATGGCAGGGGATAAAGCAATGGCGCCGCGGCCGCGCTTCAGATCATACTCACGACCATCACCATCACCATCACCATCACCATCACGGAGAGCATAGTCACGACGAAATCCATCATGCTCACAACCACCATCACGGTGAACATGACCACCACCACAGTGCAGACTGCGGCTGTGGTCACAAACACTTAGCCTCCGCCGACGAGCTCAATCAGGCCACCACACTTAAAGAGTACGCCGCCATGGTGATCAGTATTGGCTTGCGGCCGTGTACCGGCGCAGTCTTGGTGTTGTTTTTTGCCAATTTGGCCGATGTCTATTGGTTGGGCGTGGTCAGCAGTTTTTTAATGGCCGTCGGCACGGCCATCACGACCTCAAGCATTGCGCTGATGACTGTATCGGGACGTAAATTTGTCCGCTTCTATTTAAAAGACTCAAGTGTGACGCGCATTAACATATGGCCTTGGCTGCGTATGGCGGCAGGGCTGTTGTTAATGCTGGTGGCGGTGATTTTATTTAATCAAGGCGGTTTTGGTATGTCGCCAATGTTTAATTGA
- a CDS encoding DUF1007 family protein: protein MVLVMKTTTAWAHPHSWIDTTTTIEGDGQSITGFHMAWTFDPMTTAYMLDGEDMSASQREQTLHKVALSVINNMLSSHYFTYFFEPDGKTPIRYQQVDTATLTMDKGKATLRFDLPLVKPYPFNGNSLTLKIFDPTYYVDMSWDDKHPLQLSDTLRSHCQAQIIEPNPTPKQVSYAMSIPADADPDDALGQLFTQTAKITCEPS, encoded by the coding sequence ATGGTGTTAGTGATGAAGACAACCACGGCTTGGGCTCATCCACACTCTTGGATTGACACCACCACTACGATTGAAGGAGATGGCCAATCGATTACGGGGTTTCATATGGCGTGGACTTTTGATCCAATGACCACGGCCTACATGCTTGATGGTGAAGACATGTCTGCCAGTCAGCGCGAGCAAACCCTGCACAAGGTGGCCTTATCTGTGATCAATAATATGCTGTCGAGCCACTACTTTACCTACTTTTTTGAGCCTGATGGCAAAACGCCGATCCGCTATCAACAAGTCGACACCGCCACTCTCACCATGGACAAAGGCAAAGCGACATTGCGCTTTGATTTGCCCTTGGTCAAGCCGTATCCCTTTAATGGCAACTCGCTCACCCTCAAAATCTTTGATCCAACGTATTACGTTGACATGTCGTGGGACGATAAGCACCCATTGCAATTATCAGACACGTTGCGCTCTCACTGCCAGGCCCAAATTATTGAGCCCAATCCAACGCCCAAACAAGTCAGTTATGCGATGTCGATTCCCGCCGACGCCGACCCTGACGACGCGCTGGGGCAACTCTTCACTCAAACTGCCAAAATCACCTGTGAGCCATCTTAA
- a CDS encoding glutathione S-transferase family protein — protein sequence MMTLYWHPFSGHAHRAHLLLTMLELEFELVTVDLPAGEHQQPAFLALNPFGQVPVLVDGDQVIADSNAILVYLASQYDTKQQWLPSSPTVRAHIEQFLSLAAHRLAGSIAKLRAANLFARDIDKAPLTHDANKLLSQLEHYQNDRHWLVGSIPTIADLALYAYIKLAPEGGVTLAHYPNLRAWLTRVEHLPGFVPMAQSNVGLCEGV from the coding sequence ATGATGACACTTTACTGGCACCCTTTTTCAGGGCATGCCCACCGCGCGCACCTGCTCTTGACGATGCTTGAATTGGAGTTTGAGCTCGTGACGGTTGATTTGCCTGCTGGCGAGCATCAACAACCGGCCTTTTTGGCGTTGAATCCGTTTGGTCAAGTTCCGGTGTTGGTCGATGGTGACCAGGTTATCGCCGATTCCAATGCGATTTTGGTGTATCTGGCCAGCCAATATGACACCAAGCAGCAATGGTTACCGAGTTCGCCAACCGTTCGCGCCCATATCGAGCAATTTTTGTCACTCGCCGCTCACCGTTTAGCGGGCTCAATCGCGAAACTGCGTGCGGCGAATTTGTTCGCTCGCGATATAGACAAAGCCCCTCTCACCCACGATGCCAACAAACTGTTAAGCCAACTGGAACATTACCAAAATGATCGCCACTGGTTGGTAGGGAGCATCCCGACGATTGCCGATTTGGCTTTGTACGCGTACATCAAGTTGGCGCCGGAGGGGGGTGTGACTTTGGCCCACTACCCCAACCTGCGAGCTTGGCTGACTCGCGTAGAACACTTACCCGGCTTTGTGCCGATGGCGCAATCAAACGTCGGGTTGTGTGAGGGAGTATGA
- a CDS encoding Lrp/AsnC family transcriptional regulator, with amino-acid sequence MDALDMKILQQLQNDAKAPMSVVAEKVGLSEPACYRRVRQLRNSGVIEREVAIVNPKNMGWPLSMLVMVTFERDHNAIVNQFLTRVNKQPEVLNSWVVTGDHDVVLHVLSTDTEAFDDFTHRVLHKDDSVKYFRTSVILKHSKAHGAIPPSL; translated from the coding sequence ATGGACGCGTTAGACATGAAAATTTTGCAGCAACTTCAGAACGATGCAAAAGCACCAATGAGTGTGGTCGCAGAAAAAGTCGGTCTATCAGAGCCAGCTTGCTACCGTCGAGTGAGGCAATTGAGAAACAGTGGCGTGATTGAACGTGAAGTGGCTATCGTTAACCCTAAAAATATGGGATGGCCATTGAGCATGCTCGTCATGGTCACCTTCGAGAGAGATCACAATGCTATCGTCAATCAATTTTTGACCAGAGTGAATAAGCAACCGGAAGTGCTGAACTCTTGGGTTGTGACGGGTGATCACGATGTTGTGTTACATGTCTTATCTACCGATACCGAGGCTTTTGATGACTTCACTCACCGAGTCTTACACAAAGATGACAGTGTGAAATATTTCAGAACCTCGGTGATTCTAAAACATTCAAAAGCGCATGGAGCGATCCCTCCTTCATTATAA